A stretch of the Streptococcus oralis genome encodes the following:
- a CDS encoding amino acid ABC transporter permease: protein MESILEVLTPDNLVFIFKGFGLTLYISLIAIVLSTLIGTVLAVMRNGKNPVLRIISSIYIEFVRNVPNLLWIFTIFLVFKMKSTPAGITAFTLFTSAALAEIIRGGLNAVDKGQYEAGMSQGFTSAQILYYIILPQAIRKMLPAIISQFVTVIKDTSLLYSVIALQELFGASQILMGRYFEPEQVFSLYILIALIYFIFNFAISSLSHKLAKRWQQAAE, encoded by the coding sequence ATGGAATCTATTTTAGAAGTTTTGACCCCAGATAACCTGGTCTTTATCTTTAAAGGATTTGGCTTAACTCTCTACATTTCTCTGATTGCTATCGTCCTCTCGACCCTTATCGGAACAGTACTAGCCGTCATGAGAAATGGGAAAAATCCTGTCTTACGGATCATCTCCAGCATTTATATCGAGTTTGTACGTAACGTTCCCAACCTCCTCTGGATTTTCACCATCTTTTTGGTGTTCAAGATGAAGTCCACACCAGCTGGTATTACAGCCTTTACCCTCTTTACCTCAGCAGCCCTGGCTGAGATTATCCGGGGCGGCCTCAATGCCGTGGACAAGGGCCAGTACGAAGCAGGAATGTCGCAAGGATTCACCTCTGCGCAAATCCTCTACTACATCATTCTCCCACAAGCGATCCGTAAAATGCTGCCAGCCATCATTTCTCAGTTTGTAACCGTGATTAAGGATACCAGTCTTCTCTACTCTGTTATCGCTCTACAAGAACTCTTTGGCGCTAGCCAAATTCTTATGGGACGCTATTTCGAACCAGAGCAGGTCTTCAGTCTTTATATCCTGATTGCCTTGATTTACTTTATCTTTAACTTTGCCATTTCTAGTCTGTCTCATAAGCTAGCAAAACGTTGGCAACAAGCCGCAGAATAA